In Leishmania major strain Friedlin complete genome, chromosome 26, a genomic segment contains:
- a CDS encoding putative 10 kDa heat shock protein, which translates to MFRFTAPALKKLQPLGQRVLVKRMQAAKQTKAGILIPEQVAAKVNEGTVVAVAAGSKDWTPTVKVGDTVLLPEYGGSSVKVDGEELFLYDESVLLGVLSS; encoded by the coding sequence ATGTTCCGCTTCACCGCCCCCGCCCTGAAGAAGCTACAGCCGCTGGGCCAGCGCGTGCTGGTGAAGCGCATGCAGGCGGCGAAGCAGACGAAGGCCGGCATCCTGATCCCGGAGCAGGTGGCCGCCAAGGTCAACGAGGGCACCgttgtggcggtggcggctgggTCGAAGGACTGGACGCCGACGGTGAAGGTGGGCGACACGGTACTGCTGCCGGAGTACGGCGGCTCTTCGGTGAAGGTGGACGGAGAGGAGCTCTTTCTGTACGATGAGAGCGTGCTGCTTGGCGTGCTGTCAAGCTGA
- a CDS encoding putative 10 kDa heat shock protein: MFRFTAPALKKLQPLGQRVLVKRMQAAKQTKAGILIPEQVAAKVNEGTVVAVAAGSKDWTPTVKVGDTVLLPEYGGSSVKVDGEELVLYDESVLLGVLSS, encoded by the coding sequence ATGTTCCGCTTCACCGCCCCCGCCCTGAAGAAGCTACAGCCGCTGGGCCAGCGCGTGCTGGTGAAGCGCATGCAGGCGGCGAAGCAGACGAAGGCCGGCATCCTGATCCCGGAGCAGGTGGCCGCCAAGGTCAACGAGGGCACCgttgtggcggtggcggctgggTCGAAGGACTGGACGCCGACGGTGAAGGTGGGCGACACGGTACTGCTGCCGGAGTACGGCGGCTCTTCGGTGAAGGTGGACGGAGAGGAGCTCGTTCTGTACGATGAGAGCGTGCTGCTTGGCGTGCTGTCAAGCTGA